A genomic window from Solanum dulcamara chromosome 11, daSolDulc1.2, whole genome shotgun sequence includes:
- the LOC129872215 gene encoding wall-associated receptor kinase-like 14 has product MVFHQMIVIRFVFSILLGWLSSSSVGATNSTKCDQYCGAAGSNGPRVSYPFGFSEGCGIRLDCTESTGEIRIGEYQIQNVTSETLMVNFPVNCSRQIEDLQQFDRTNFGMTWRNGLLLQNCKVPKSECTIPSELLSGRLNIQSCDSKKENVSCYSAVAADYLDYQKLRNTGCGIVVSSILIGMDNDTKKSSAMFLEFQTMELAWGLEGDCACDDDANCTNVSLPRNRKGFRCRCKDGFVGDGFRDGDGCRKVSRCNPSRYLSGRCGGTTRVGVLVGGIIVGAGLMVALAFLCYCIRRRSTSLKKRMSARRLLSEAAGSNSVPVFQYKEIERATNSFSEKQRLGIGAYGTVYAGKLHSDEWVAIKKLRHRDPDGVEQVMNEVKLLSSVSHPNLVRLLGCCIENGEQILVYEFMPNGTLAQHLQRERGSGLPWTIRLTIATETAHAIAHLHSAMNPPIYHRDIKSSNILLDYNFNSKVADFGLSRFGMTDDSHISTAPQGTPGYVDPQYHQNYHLSDKSDVYSFGVVLVEIITALKVVDFSRSHSEINLAALAIDRIGKGRVDEIIDPFLEPHRDAWTLSSVHRVAELAFRCLAFHRDMRPSMTEVADELEQIRLSSWASLEDNVCMTSSVNSSCSSPRSMSETSFRSTTKKGIGSRRLIVPQKLANSLATMEEIKDRSPVSVQDPWLSEESPPSTNRLLGNSGR; this is encoded by the exons ATGGTTTTTCATCAGATGATTGTTATTAGATTCGTTTTCTCAATTTTATTGGGTTggttatcatcatcatcagttGGGGCTACTAATTCAACTAAATGTGATCAGTACTGTGGAGCAGCTGGTTCTAATGGTCCACGTGTTTCTTATCCATTTGGGTTTTCGGAGGGTTGTGGGATTCGTTTGGATTGTACTGAAAGTACTGGAGAAATCAGAATTGGGGAATATCAAATACAGAATGTAACTTCAGAGACTCTGATGGTCAACTTCCCGGTGAATTGCAGCCGTCAGATTGAGGATCTTCAACAATTTGATCGAACCAACTTTGGTATGACTTGGAGAAATGGGCTGCTTCTACAGAATTGTAAAGTTCCGAAGAGCGAGTGTACTATACCATCGGAACTTTTAAGCGGGCGTTTGAACATACAGTCATGTGATtcgaagaaagagaatgtcagTTGTTATTCAGCGGTGGCGGCTGATTATTTGGATTACCAGAAACTGAGGAATACAGGGTGTGGAATTGTGGTTTCGTCCATCTTGATTGGTATGGATAATGATACAAAGAAGAGTTCTGCCATGTTCCTGGAATTTCAGACGATGGAATTGGCATGGGGATTGGAAGGGGATTGTGCATGTGATGACGATGCAAATTGTACCAACGTTTCTCTTCCAAGGAACCGAAAAGGTTTCCGGTGCCGGTGTAAAGATGGATTCGTCGGTGATGGTTTCCGCGACGGTGATGGGTGCCGGAAAG TTTCTAGATGCAATCCTTCCAGATACCTTTCTGGCCGATGTGGTGGAACTACAAGAGTTGGTGTGCTCGTTGGAG GGATTATTGTTGGAGCTGGTTTAATGGTTGCTCTAGCTTTTCTTTGCTACTGCATTCGAAGACGTTCGACATCTCTCAAGAAAAGAATGAGCGCCAGACGCCTTCTATCTGAAGCTGCCGGCAGCAACAGTGTTCCTGTATTTCAATACAAAGAAATTGAGAGGGCAACAAATAGTTTCTCTGAGAAACAGAGGCTGGGAATAGGGGCTTATGGCACAGTTTATGCTGGAAAGCTCCACAGTGATGAATGGGTTGCAATTAAGAAACTAAGACATCGAGATCCGGATGGTGTTGAACAAGTGATGAATGAGGTTAAGCTTTTGTCCTCTGTAAGTCATCCAAACTTGGTCCGCCTCTTAGGTTGTTGTATTGAAAATGGTGAACAGATTCTTGTTTATGAATTTATGCCCAATGGAACTCTAGCTCAGCATCTACAGAGAGAAAGGGGTTCAGGACTTCCATGGACAATACGTCTCACTATCGCCACAGAAACTGCTCATGCAATTGCTCACCTTCACTCAGCAATGAATCCACCAATATACCACAGGGATATCAAATCAAGTAACATACTATTGGATTACAACTTCAACTCAAAGGTTGCAGACTTTGGTCTTTCCAGATTTGGCATGACAGATGATTCCCACATTTCTACAGCACCACAAGGTACTCCAGGTTATGTGGATCCTCAGTACCATCAGAATTACCATCTTTCGGACAAGAGTGATGTGTACAGCTTTGGGGTGGTTCTTGTAGAAATCATTACAGCACTGAAAGTGGTTGATTTCTCTAGATCACACAGTGAGATTAATTTGGCTGCACTTGCAATCGACAGGATAGGgaagggtcgtgtggatgagaTCATCGATCCATTTCTCGAGCCACACAGAGATGCATGGACTCTATCATCAGTTCATAGAGTTGCAGAGCTTGCTTTCAGATGCCTTGCATTTCATAGGGATATGAGGCCTTCAATGACAGAAGTGGCAGATGAGCTAGAACAGATCAGGCTCAGCAGTTGGGCATCATTAGAGGACAATGTGTGTATGACTTCATCAGTGAATTCTTCTTGCTCATCTCCCCGAAGTATGAGCGAGACATCTTTTCGTAGTACAACTAAGAAAGGAATTGGGAGTAGAAGGTTGATTGTTCCGCAGAAGTTAGCGAATTCACTGGCAACCATGGAGGAAATAAAGGATAGGTCCCCCGTTTCTGTGCAGGATCCTTGGTTAAGTGAAGAGAGTCCCCCTTCAACAAACAGATTATTAGGTAATTCTGGTCGATGA
- the LOC129872216 gene encoding uncharacterized protein LOC129872216 has protein sequence MASTTTSLTIRTFPPRCVLNANTNPPTKQAAMALPGRRQLISLLTATTVLKALEMPSKAEDIGLFGLRKKLKKVEEEAEELVKEGFEAADKGIVAAEKGIKAAEKGLVTAEKGIEAAEEKIESTVSFGGLAQAGAVAGAEFVGVLVAGAVVNGILGPEAQKS, from the coding sequence ATGGCTTCCACCACTACTTCACTTACAATACGGACTTTCCCACCCCGTTGTGTGCTAAATGCAAACACAAATCCTCCTACCAAGCAGGCGGCGATGGCTCTCCCTGGACGGAGGCAGTTGATCTCTTTGTTGACGGCGACAACGGTACTGAAAGCACTGGAAATGCCGTCCAAGGCTGAGGACATTGGACTCTTCGGACTGAgaaagaagcttaagaaagtaGAAGAGGAGGCAGAAGAATTAGTGAAAGAGGGATTCGAAGCGGCAGACAAGGGAATCGTAGCGGCAGAGAAAGGAATTAAAGCGGCGGAGAAAGGATTGGTGACGGCTGAGAAGGGGATTGAAGCAGCGGAGGAGAAGATCGAGAGTACCGTGAGTTTTGGTGGGTTGGCGCAAGCTGGAGCGGTGGCCGGAGCTGAATTTGTTGGAGTTTTGGTCGCCGGAGCTGTTGTTAATGGTATTTTAGGACCTGAAGCTCAAAAATCTTGA